One genomic window of Arachis hypogaea cultivar Tifrunner chromosome 8, arahy.Tifrunner.gnm2.J5K5, whole genome shotgun sequence includes the following:
- the LOC140174728 gene encoding uncharacterized protein translates to MADAPPPTPSELLRMVTELQQANQQMAEANERIRNENQRMQQQMEQLINARLEHGNDHNERNNDDERRTHVSETPQDGEGGGPRDNEKRAETEEDELDNSTGPFTADIMNFQLPRQFTLPTTLTPYDGLGDPKQHIKKFRSIMIVNGASDPILCRCFPSFLDGPALDWFCSLPADSISRFQELAKQFEDHFAASAIYLHDSDYLTTVKQGPQESLKDYITRFTKIAMRIPDLHPEVHLHAIKSGLRPGKFQEAIAVAKPKTLAKFREKAKGQIDIEELRQARKSERSASTKEDDKPRENRKTFKPTLRYESYTQFNAKRDDIIKEILNSKLIKPPRKAGSYPEPKNVDKSKYCTFHQKFGHTTDECVIAKDLLEHLARQGHLDKFIAGHMQNRSTSTAEPSSAGASSKDKGKVPAQPRGVINCISGGYAGRGHTSSARKRTYRAMLALGNTTNNTQPTQKVPEMTFYPTDFCARDANLDDPVVISIQLGDLIVRKVLLDPGSSADVLFFTTFEKMKLSTNILQPYVGDLIGFSGERVPVMGSVWLQTTLGEQPLCRTQDIQYLVVDSFSPYNLILGRPFLNRFAAIVSTVHLCVKFPTQDDTVATVHGDLQEARYCYNTSLKPIRQNSDKRINSIGAEQPMLTELDLRADLQDHPLPNEELTKLTLTDDPTKFTFIGTSMEDEEKDKLINFLRQNADLFAWTSGDMPGIDPSIITHKLAINPAARPIAQKKRNLGTEKRLASMAEAKKLIDANFIREIRFTTWLANIVMVKKHNGKWRIFMDAYSGYNQILMHPSDQEKTAFITEYGNYCYNVMPFGLKNAGATYQRLMNKVFDQQIGRNIEVYVDDMVAKTKIGESHIKDLAEIFGQIRAYNMRLNPEKCAFGVRGGKFLGFILTSRGIEANPEKCQAILDMHSPTNIKEVQRLTGRLAALSRFLPCLAAKSASFFQCLRKNTTFHWNEDCEFAFQELKQFLSKPPVLHKPKVGETLYLYLSITDIAVSAVLVAENDKVQQPVYFVSKSLQNAELRYPKLEKLAYALVFSARRLRPYFQSHTIKVRTSQPLRQILARPELAGRLIKWSIELSEFDIQYQPRSSVKSQYLADFVAEFTGSSPNEDTENWVLFVDGASNPQGSGAGILLQNPKGVIIEHSLRFSFKASNNQAEYEALIAGLSQFCRCRA, encoded by the exons ATGGCCGATGCACCTCCCCCCACGCCATCCGAGCTCCTCCGTATGGTAACCGAGCTTCAACAGGCAAACCAGCAAATGGCCGAAGCAAATGAGCGCATAAGAAACGAGAATCAACGCATGCAACAGCAAATGGAGCAACTAATCAATGCTCGCCTAGAACACGGCAACGATCATAATGAACGGAACAACGATGATGAACGTCGCACGCACGTCTCGGAAACGCCTCAGGACGGCGAAGGCGGAGGTCCTCGGGACAACGAAAAAAGAGCCGAGACCGAAGAAGACGAGCTTGATAATTCCACAGGACCGTTCACAGCAGATATCATGAATTTCCAACTACCTAGACAATTCACTTTACCAACAACGCTAACCCCTTATGACGGATTGGGAGATCCAAAGCAACACATAAAGAAGTTCCGATCAATTATGATCGTCAACGGTGCATCTGACCCAattttatgtcgttgttttccttcttttttaGATGGTCCTGCACTTGACTGGTTTTGCTCTTTGCCTGCAGATTCTATTTCCCGATTTCAGGAGCTGGCAAAACAATTTGAGGATCACTTCGCAGCATCTGCGATATACCTACATGACTCCGACTACTTGACAACTGTCAAACAAGGCCCTCAAGAAAGCTTAAAGGACTATATCACCCGCTTTACAAAGATAGCAATGAGGATCCCTGATCTCCACCCTGAAGTCCATCTACATGCCATCAAAAGCGGCCTCCGTCCGGGAAAATTCCAGGAGGCCATCGCGGTGGCCAAACCAAAGACTCTGGCCAAATTTCGTGAGAAGGCCAAGGGTCAGATAGATATTGAGGAGCTTCGACAAGCTCGAAAGTCTGAAAGGTCGGCATCCACCAAGGAGGACGACAAACCTCGAGAAAATAGAAAGACCTTCAAACCGACACTACGCTATGAATCATACACCCAGTTCAATGCAAAGAGGGATGATATCATCAAGGAAATACTAAATTCCAAGTTGATAAAACCTCCTCGGAAAGCCGGGAGTTACCCAGAGCCAAAAAACGTTGACAAGTCCAAGTATTGCACATTTCACCAAAAGTTCGGTCACACAACCGATGAATGTGTGATCGCAAAAGATCTTCTCGAGCATTTGGCGCGACAGGGGCATCTTGATAAATTCATTGCAGGCCATATGCAGAATAGATCCACTTCTACAGCAGAGCCATCCTCCGCAGGAGCTTCATCAAAAGACAAGGGGAAGGTTCCCGCCCAACCTAGAGGTGTAATTAACTGCATTTCAGGAGGCTACGCAGGAAGAGGGCATACAAGCTCCGCTAGAAAGCGCACATATAGAGCAATGCTCGCACTTGGCAATACAACCAACAATACTCAGCCGACGCAGAAGGTTCCCGAAATGACGTTCTACCCAACCGATTTTTGTGCTCGTGATGCAAACTTAGACGACCCTGTCGTCATCTCCATTCAGCTCGGCGATTTAATAGTTCGGAAAGTGCTGCTGGATCCAGGCAGCAGCGCCGACGTTTTATTCTTTACCACAtttgaaaaaatgaaattaaGTACTAACATTTTGCAACCATATGTAGGCGACCTGATCGGCTTTTCAGGAGAGCGAGTCCCGGTGATGGGTTCAGTGTGGTTACAAACTACACTAGGCGAACAACCATTATGTAGAACACAGGATATTCAGTACCTTGTGGTGGACAGCTTCAGCCCTTACAATCTCATTTTAGGCCGACCTTTTTTAAACAGATTTGCTGCAATTGTATCTACTGTTCATCTTTGTGTCAAGTTTCCTACACAGGACGATACGGTGGCCACAGTTCATGGCGACTTGCAGGAAGCTCGGTACTGTTATAACACGAGCCTAAAGCCTATTAGGCAGAACAGCGACAAACGCATCAACTCTATTGGAGCTGAGCAGCCAATGCTAACCGAGTTGGATCTCCGAGCCGACCTTCAAGATCACCCTTTACCCAATGAAGAACTAACAAAGCTTACCTTGACCGATGATCCCACCAAATTCACTTTTATTGGCACATCTAtggaagatgaagaaaaagacaAGCTCATTAATTTCTTGAGACAAAACGCCGACTTATTTGCCTGGACGTCAGgagacatgccaggaatagatcCGTCTATCATTACGCATAAGCTCGCCATTAATCCGGCAGCCCGGCCAATAGCTCAGAAGAAAAGAAACCTCGGCACAGAAAAGAGACTGGCATCCATGGCCGAGGCTAAAAAGCTCATCGATGCAAACTTCATACGAGAAATCAGGTTCACCACTTGGCTAGCCAACATCGTAATGGTAAAGAAGCAtaacggtaaatggcgcat tttcatggatgcatattctggttataaccagatcctTATGCATCCatcagatcaagaaaaaacagctTTCATCACTGAATATGGTAATTATTGCTATAACGTTATGCCTTTTGGCTTAAAGAATGCAGGGGCAACATACCAAcggctaatgaataaggtcttcgacCAACAGATAGGGAGAAACATCGaggtatatgttgatgacatggtgGCAAAAACTAAGATCGGCGAATCCCATATAAAAGATCTCGCTGAGATATTCGGACAAATCCGAGCTTACAACATGAGGCTTAATCCAGAAAAGTGTGCCTTTGGCGTCCGGGGTGGAAAATTCCTCGGTTTTATTCTCACTAGtcgaggaattgaagcaaatccggaAAAATGTCAGGCGATCCTCGACATGCACAGCCCCACTAATATCAAGGAGGTGCAGCGACTGACAGGGCGACTAGCAGCACTCTCCAGATTCCTGCCATGTCTGGCGGCTAAATCGGCAAGTTTTTTCCAATGTTTACGAAAAAACACTACCTTCCACTGGAACGAAGACTGCGAATTCGCATTTCAAGAACTAAAGCAATTCCTCTCTAAACCACCGGTCTTGCATAAACCTAAGGTTGGCGAGAcactatatttatatttatctatcACTGACATAGCAGTTAGCGCTGTTCTTGTTGCAGAAAACGATAAAGTACAACAGCCAGTTTACTTTGTAAGCAAATCACTTCAGAATGCCGAGCTTCGCTACCCAAAGTTAGAGAAGTTGGCTTATGCTCTCGTCTTTTCAGCAAGGAGACTTCGTCCTTATTTTCAGAGTCACACGATCAAAGTCAGAACCTCTCAGCCACTGCGACAAATACTCGCCAGGCCCGAGCTTGCAGGGAGACTGATTAAGTGGTCAATTGAACTCTCAGAGTTCGATATTCAGTATCAACCTCGATCATCGGTGAAGTCACAGTATTTAGCCGATTTTGTTGCTGAATTTACAGgatcaagcccaaatgaagaTACCGAAAATTGGGTGTTATTTGTCGATGGAGCATCAAACCCCCAGGGATCCGGTGCAGGGATACTCTTGCAGAACCCCAAAGGAGTTATTATTGAACATTCTCTTCGGTTTTCCTTTAAAGCTAGCAACAATCAGGCCGAATATGAAGCCCTTATCGCAGGGCTCAGTCAGTTTTGCAGGTGCCGAGCATAA